One Streptomyces sp. SAI-135 DNA segment encodes these proteins:
- a CDS encoding carbohydrate ABC transporter permease has translation MALMLLLAVYFLLPIYFLVVAATKPQGDLAATNGLAFSHFSLFDNLRTLFTRSDGIFGRWALNTVIYAVLGAGVGTLISALCGYALAKFPFRGREFLFSVVLGGVLVPTTALALPLFLLFSATGIVNTYLAVFLPSIVSPFGVYLARIFTNAAVPQELIESARLDGAGEFRTFFSVAFKLMTPALVTIFLFQFVAIWNNFFLPMVMLQKESLFPLTLGLYEWNGQTARAPLLQESVITGSLVSIVPVIIVFILLQRFWRSGLAAGSLK, from the coding sequence ATGGCGCTGATGCTGCTGCTGGCCGTCTACTTCCTGCTGCCGATCTACTTCCTGGTCGTCGCCGCGACCAAGCCGCAGGGTGATCTCGCCGCCACCAACGGCCTGGCCTTCTCCCACTTCAGCCTGTTCGACAACCTGCGCACGCTCTTCACCCGCAGCGACGGCATCTTCGGCCGGTGGGCCCTCAACACCGTCATCTACGCGGTGCTGGGCGCCGGGGTGGGGACGCTGATCTCCGCGCTGTGCGGGTACGCCCTCGCCAAGTTCCCTTTCCGGGGACGGGAGTTCCTGTTCTCGGTGGTCCTCGGCGGTGTCCTCGTCCCCACGACCGCGCTGGCCCTTCCGCTGTTCCTGCTGTTCTCGGCGACCGGGATCGTCAACACCTATCTCGCGGTGTTCCTGCCCAGCATCGTCAGCCCGTTCGGCGTCTACCTCGCACGTATCTTCACCAATGCGGCGGTCCCCCAGGAGCTGATCGAGTCGGCGCGCCTGGACGGCGCGGGCGAGTTCCGCACCTTCTTCTCGGTGGCGTTCAAGCTGATGACGCCGGCCCTGGTGACCATCTTCCTGTTCCAGTTCGTGGCCATCTGGAACAACTTCTTCCTGCCGATGGTGATGCTGCAGAAGGAGTCGCTGTTCCCCCTCACGCTCGGCCTGTACGAGTGGAACGGCCAGACGGCACGCGCCCCCCTCCTGCAGGAGTCCGTCATCACCGGCTCCCTGGTGTCGATCGTGCCCGTGATCATCGTCTTCATCCTGCTGCAGCGGTTCTGGCGTTCGGGACTCGCCGCCGGATCGCTCAAGTGA
- a CDS encoding sugar ABC transporter permease gives MTDIATRATDTPRAVQSPGGRRRLSGGGPRAGTVLAFVTPFFLPFVLFYLVPVGYALWQSFRVVRRTAGQYGTSYTTFGGFEQYGQVFQNSEFWASIGRIGLFGIVQVPVMLFTALIIALLLDTPLLRLKAFFRITAFMPYAVPGVIAAIMWSYLYSPQLSPVVELFQGIGLKPDFLGPGAVLWSTANVSTWLWTGYNMLIMYAALQSIPQELYEAARIDGATNWTIAWRVKVPIILPSIVLTTVFSIIGTLQLYAEPAVLRQISSNISSTFTPNMLAYAVASGNNYQQAAAISVVIAVITFVLSFGFMRLTSKRAGL, from the coding sequence ATGACAGACATCGCCACCCGGGCCACCGACACGCCCCGCGCGGTGCAGTCGCCGGGGGGCCGTCGCCGTCTCAGCGGCGGCGGCCCCCGGGCCGGTACCGTCCTCGCCTTCGTCACCCCCTTCTTCCTGCCGTTCGTGCTCTTCTACCTGGTGCCGGTCGGCTACGCGCTCTGGCAGAGCTTCCGCGTCGTACGGCGAACCGCCGGCCAGTACGGCACCTCGTACACGACGTTCGGCGGCTTCGAGCAGTACGGGCAGGTCTTCCAGAACAGCGAGTTCTGGGCCAGCATCGGCCGCATCGGGCTGTTCGGCATCGTCCAGGTCCCGGTCATGCTGTTCACCGCGCTGATCATCGCGCTGCTGCTGGACACACCCCTGCTGCGGCTCAAGGCGTTCTTCCGCATCACGGCCTTCATGCCCTACGCGGTCCCCGGTGTGATCGCCGCGATCATGTGGTCGTACCTGTACTCGCCCCAACTCAGCCCGGTCGTCGAGCTCTTCCAGGGCATCGGCCTCAAGCCGGACTTCCTCGGTCCGGGCGCGGTGCTGTGGTCGACGGCCAACGTCTCCACGTGGCTGTGGACGGGCTACAACATGCTGATCATGTACGCGGCGCTGCAGTCCATCCCGCAGGAGCTGTACGAGGCGGCCCGCATCGACGGCGCGACCAACTGGACGATCGCCTGGCGCGTCAAGGTGCCCATCATCCTCCCGTCGATCGTCCTGACCACGGTCTTCTCGATCATCGGCACGCTCCAGCTCTACGCCGAGCCGGCCGTGCTGCGTCAGATCTCCTCGAACATCTCCAGCACGTTCACTCCGAACATGCTGGCCTACGCGGTGGCGTCGGGGAACAACTACCAGCAGGCCGCGGCCATTTCGGTGGTCATCGCCGTCATCACCTTCGTCCTGAGCTTCGGCTTCATGCGACTGACCTCCAAGAGGGCGGGGCTGTGA
- a CDS encoding extracellular solute-binding protein: MSNTDTRTRLAALATATGIAVLLAGCSSSPTDSDKAAAPSCAPAKGKVVLQYWNTVPGMDKVVALWNKKNPDIQVETKNISNDQYGILGNALKAGKAPDLAQVGYDELPNLRTQSAFVDASACKDATAAKSKFVPWTWSQTSFGETGVFALPQDTGPMALFVRSDLFEKHGIAIPKTWDEYATAARQLHKADPELDITFFDPNNAEWFNGLLWQNNAEMYSYSGDKWHVTVESEQSRQVADYWQKLISDKLVRTDLANGSTQMYAAYQKDQLASYVGAAWGYSMFRDNLPKQEGKWSIVPMPTWGSNGSSGDWGGSTVAFMKGSKHLYESVKFNTWLNSDPEALALENELGGLYPAANAGLRLPALSQGVPYYNNEKIFDVFADSSKKIDTSFAWGPTQKTVNLALQDAMAKAAAGDGTLGDALAKAQATALKSMQDQAIPAAAGK, translated from the coding sequence ATGAGCAACACAGATACGCGCACGCGCCTCGCCGCCCTCGCCACGGCCACCGGTATCGCTGTACTCCTCGCCGGCTGCTCCTCGTCGCCCACCGACTCGGACAAGGCCGCCGCACCCTCGTGCGCCCCCGCCAAGGGGAAGGTCGTCCTCCAGTATTGGAACACCGTTCCCGGCATGGACAAGGTCGTCGCGCTGTGGAACAAGAAGAACCCGGACATCCAGGTCGAGACGAAGAACATCTCCAACGATCAGTACGGCATCCTCGGCAACGCCCTCAAGGCGGGCAAGGCACCCGACCTGGCGCAGGTCGGCTACGACGAACTGCCCAACCTGCGCACGCAGAGCGCCTTCGTCGACGCCTCCGCCTGCAAGGACGCCACCGCCGCCAAGTCCAAGTTCGTCCCCTGGACCTGGTCCCAGACGAGCTTCGGCGAAACCGGCGTGTTCGCGCTGCCGCAGGACACCGGCCCGATGGCGCTCTTCGTCCGCAGTGACCTCTTCGAGAAGCACGGCATCGCGATCCCCAAGACCTGGGACGAGTACGCGACGGCCGCGCGGCAGCTGCACAAGGCGGACCCCGAGCTGGACATCACGTTCTTCGACCCGAACAACGCCGAGTGGTTCAACGGTCTGCTCTGGCAGAACAACGCCGAGATGTACAGCTACTCGGGCGACAAGTGGCACGTCACCGTCGAGTCGGAGCAGAGCAGGCAGGTCGCCGACTACTGGCAGAAGCTGATCTCCGACAAGCTCGTGCGCACCGACCTCGCCAACGGCTCGACGCAGATGTACGCCGCCTACCAGAAGGACCAGCTCGCCAGCTACGTCGGCGCCGCCTGGGGCTACAGCATGTTCCGCGACAACCTCCCCAAGCAGGAAGGCAAGTGGTCGATCGTGCCCATGCCGACCTGGGGCTCGAACGGCTCCTCGGGTGACTGGGGCGGCTCGACCGTCGCGTTCATGAAGGGCAGCAAGCACCTGTACGAGTCGGTGAAGTTCAACACCTGGCTCAACAGCGACCCCGAGGCCCTCGCGCTGGAGAACGAGCTCGGCGGTCTCTACCCGGCCGCGAACGCCGGACTCCGACTGCCCGCCCTCTCCCAGGGAGTTCCGTACTACAACAACGAGAAGATCTTCGACGTCTTCGCAGACTCGTCCAAGAAGATCGACACCAGCTTCGCCTGGGGCCCGACACAGAAGACGGTGAACCTGGCGCTGCAGGACGCGATGGCCAAGGCGGCCGCCGGAGACGGGACCCTCGGTGACGCCCTCGCCAAGGCACAGGCGACCGCACTGAAGTCCATGCAGGACCAGGCCATCCCGGCCGCGGCGGGCAAGTGA
- a CDS encoding LacI family DNA-binding transcriptional regulator has product MTIDDVARAVGVSRQTVSRALNDKGEIDASTKQRVLDAAQELGYRPSRFARGLVRQDSITIGLVIPDLLNPFFTEVAAAALEAARKRGWHVVVYDTGDSVQEERGTLEVIASQVDAVVGYLTLPEDEIDKLIRGLPVVLIDRDHRAERFNAISIDGAAGVHDAIRHLVDAGNHRIGMLDHAARSEPSIRHRWYAAAMAAHGLEPAAVSRAEQSIEGGEHALCELLTEHPDVTAVFTFNDIIAIGALRAARRLGRRVPEDLAVIGFDGLQLGTLVEPALTTVALDTRELGVLAVEQAGRLLARSGPLSHDEAAVKATLRLRKSA; this is encoded by the coding sequence ATGACCATCGACGATGTGGCGCGGGCCGTCGGAGTGTCGCGGCAGACCGTGTCACGGGCCCTGAACGACAAGGGCGAGATCGACGCCTCCACGAAGCAGCGCGTGCTGGACGCCGCCCAGGAGCTGGGCTACCGGCCCAGCCGCTTCGCCCGGGGACTCGTACGGCAGGACTCCATAACCATCGGCCTGGTCATCCCCGACCTGCTCAACCCCTTCTTCACCGAGGTCGCCGCCGCGGCTCTGGAGGCAGCACGCAAGCGCGGCTGGCACGTCGTGGTCTACGACACCGGCGACAGCGTCCAGGAGGAGCGCGGCACTCTGGAGGTCATCGCCTCACAGGTGGACGCCGTCGTGGGTTACCTCACCCTGCCCGAGGACGAGATCGACAAGCTGATCCGCGGGCTTCCTGTCGTGCTCATCGACCGCGACCACCGCGCCGAGCGGTTCAACGCCATCAGCATCGACGGCGCGGCGGGCGTCCACGACGCGATCAGGCACCTGGTCGACGCGGGGAACCACCGCATCGGCATGCTCGACCATGCCGCACGCTCCGAGCCCAGCATCCGTCACCGCTGGTACGCCGCCGCCATGGCCGCCCACGGCCTGGAGCCCGCCGCGGTCAGCCGTGCCGAGCAGAGCATCGAGGGTGGAGAACACGCGTTGTGTGAACTCCTCACCGAACATCCCGACGTGACCGCCGTGTTCACGTTCAACGACATCATCGCCATCGGAGCACTGCGCGCCGCGCGAAGGCTCGGCCGCCGGGTGCCCGAAGACCTCGCGGTCATCGGCTTCGACGGCCTCCAGCTCGGCACCCTCGTCGAGCCCGCCCTGACCACCGTCGCCCTGGACACCCGCGAACTCGGAGTTCTCGCCGTCGAGCAGGCCGGACGGCTGCTGGCCCGCAGCGGACCACTCAGCCACGACGAGGCGGCGGTCAAAGCCACCTTGCGGCTGCGCAAGTCCGCCTAG